TTTGTCCTGCACACTCTGGAGCTGGGCGTTGACCTCCATTGCACATGGTAACATTTTTGGGACACTTGAGACAATTGTGTGCTAGGCTTCCTGTCACTTTAGCCTTAAGGACACTAAATTCTGCAGGTACACCTCCCACCAGAAAGTTGTGATTGAAGAAAACATGCCTCCAAGGAGCACCAAGTCTCACCCCAAAACTCTTTGGTATAGGTCCAGAAAGCTGGTTGTGACTCAGGTATATTGCTGTTAACTTCTCCATTGTAGCCAAATTTGCTGGCAGGTGACCTGTTAGGCGGTTTTCTTGCACATCAATAACTTCAAGATGTGTGGATTCACCTGCAAATTTAGGAACCTGAAGTTCTGTGAACCAGTTGACTGACAAATTCAGACTAACAACCTGTGGTAAGCTCACGATTCCTCTGATTCGGCCGCTAAACCTGTTATCACTCAGATCCAGCATTTTAAGGTTTATGAGCTCATATATTGAATGAATACTCCCTGAAAGTACATTGTGGCTCAAAGACAATGTTCTCAAGCTTGTAGGAAGCTGAGGAAGAATACCAAATAGTTGGTTACTGCTGAGATCTAATGTGTGGAGTTGCCATAACCCTGCCAAATTAGGAATACGTCCAGAAAATCCATTGCTGGCCATTTTTAAGGACTCGAGACTCCTAAAATTG
This genomic stretch from Spinacia oleracea cultivar Varoflay chromosome 3, BTI_SOV_V1, whole genome shotgun sequence harbors:
- the LOC110777914 gene encoding probable inactive leucine-rich repeat receptor kinase XIAO, with amino-acid sequence MAHNENQKMSYYLFMAVILAIFRSISVHSITLSTEVDVLRALKEGIDPNSIPSNSFISSWDFALDPCESTGAHFLGILCSIPEDNNSTSRITILDLDGVGYDGFLTSDIGNLTELTILNLSRNKFRGPVPDSVTKLSKLTSLVMSDNFFTGSLPLGLRRLKRIQELDISRNKLTGLIPTWLTNFRSLESLKMASNGFSGRIPNLAGLWQLHTLDLSSNQLFGILPQLPTSLRTLSLSHNVLSGSIHSIYELINLKMLDLSDNRFSGRIRGIVSLPQVVSLNLSVNWFTELQVPKFAGESTHLEVIDVQENRLTGHLPANLATMEKLTAIYLSHNQLSGPIPKSFGVRLGAPWRHVFFNHNFLVGGVPAEFSVLKAKVTGSLAHNCLKCPKNVTMCNGGQRPAPECAGQSVQFLQ